One uncultured Caproiciproducens sp. DNA segment encodes these proteins:
- a CDS encoding diaminopimelate decarboxylase has translation MKNTFVHLEQLKKITAQFPTPFYLYDEKGIRENVRRLYKAFAWNSGFREYFAVKATPNPTILRILKEEGCGVDCSSLTELMLSNAVGFQAEDIMFSSNDTPAEEFVLAKKLGGLINLDDFTHIDFLKSVAGIPETICCRYNPGGTFQISNAIMDNPGDAKYGFTYDQLEEGYTKLRGLGAKRFGLHAFLASNTADDGYYPTLAGILFQTAVDLYHKTGIGVSFINLSGGVGIPYRPEEKPADIAKIGEGVRKAYEEILVPAGLGDVAIYTELGRFILGPYGCLVTTAIHEKHIYKEYIGVDACAANLLRPAMYGAYHHISVMGKEDDDCDHKYDIVGSLCENNDKFAIDRMFPKIDKGDLLVIHDAGAHGHAMGYNYNGRLRSAEVLLREDGSAELIRRAETPEDYFATLDFTGIFD, from the coding sequence TTGAAAAATACCTTCGTACATTTGGAACAACTGAAAAAAATCACGGCTCAATTTCCGACTCCATTTTATCTTTACGATGAAAAAGGAATCAGGGAAAACGTACGCAGGCTGTACAAGGCTTTTGCATGGAACAGCGGCTTCCGGGAATATTTCGCCGTGAAGGCAACACCAAATCCAACCATATTGCGCATTTTAAAAGAAGAGGGCTGCGGAGTTGACTGTTCCTCGCTGACCGAACTGATGCTTTCAAACGCGGTGGGCTTTCAGGCGGAGGACATCATGTTTTCATCAAACGATACACCGGCGGAAGAATTCGTTCTGGCAAAAAAGCTGGGGGGATTGATCAACCTCGATGACTTTACTCACATTGACTTTTTAAAATCGGTGGCCGGTATCCCCGAAACCATCTGCTGCCGTTACAATCCGGGCGGAACTTTCCAAATCAGCAATGCGATTATGGACAATCCCGGCGACGCCAAGTACGGCTTTACCTATGACCAACTTGAAGAAGGTTACACAAAGCTGCGGGGACTCGGCGCAAAACGGTTTGGGCTTCATGCTTTTCTTGCCAGCAATACGGCGGATGACGGGTACTATCCAACGCTTGCCGGTATTTTGTTCCAGACGGCTGTCGATCTTTACCACAAAACGGGCATAGGAGTTTCTTTCATCAATCTGTCCGGCGGGGTGGGAATTCCATATCGTCCCGAAGAAAAACCGGCTGATATTGCAAAAATCGGAGAAGGCGTCCGCAAAGCATATGAAGAAATTCTTGTACCTGCCGGACTGGGAGATGTCGCCATCTATACCGAGCTTGGCCGTTTCATCCTTGGACCGTACGGCTGCCTTGTGACGACCGCAATCCATGAAAAACACATCTATAAAGAATATATCGGTGTGGATGCCTGTGCGGCCAATCTCCTTCGTCCTGCCATGTATGGGGCATACCACCACATTTCGGTGATGGGCAAGGAAGATGACGACTGCGACCACAAATACGACATTGTCGGCAGTCTGTGTGAAAACAACGATAAGTTTGCCATTGACCGTATGTTCCCGAAAATTGACAAAGGGGACCTGCTTGTCATCCATGATGCCGGAGCGCACGGTCATGCCATGGGATATAACTATAATGGCCGGTTGCGTTCCGCGGAAGTACTTCTCAGGGAAGACGGATCGGCAGAATTGATCCGCCGTGCGGAAACCCCGGAAGATTATTTTGCAACGCTGGATTTCACAGGGATTTTTGATTGA
- a CDS encoding helix-turn-helix domain-containing protein, with product MDLAELLGYYNLTRQESALYLLLCSEGKLTGYEAAKASGISRSNTYTALAGLVEKGAAYVEEDTATHYLPVPVEEFCDNRIRRMQEYRELLLKAAPKQREASEGYITIKGESNIFDKMKNMIDAAKERIYLSVSEQMLLVLLPQIQSALMRGLKVVIITDPPFVLEGALVYHTKTEQHQIRLIADSKNVLTGDIAAGSESTCLYSQKRNLIELFKEALKNEITLITVTKGS from the coding sequence ATGGATCTGGCGGAATTGCTTGGATATTATAATCTTACACGCCAGGAGTCGGCCCTGTATCTGCTGCTCTGCTCCGAAGGGAAATTGACAGGGTATGAAGCCGCGAAAGCGTCCGGGATATCCCGTTCAAATACCTATACGGCGTTAGCCGGCCTTGTTGAAAAAGGTGCGGCCTATGTCGAGGAAGACACTGCAACGCATTACCTTCCGGTACCGGTTGAAGAATTTTGCGACAATCGCATACGGCGCATGCAGGAATATCGGGAACTGCTTTTAAAAGCTGCGCCGAAGCAGAGAGAAGCGAGCGAAGGATATATCACGATTAAAGGCGAATCCAATATTTTTGATAAGATGAAGAATATGATTGACGCGGCGAAAGAACGCATCTATCTTTCCGTGTCAGAACAGATGCTTTTGGTGCTGCTGCCGCAGATACAGTCGGCGCTGATGCGCGGGCTGAAAGTGGTTATCATCACCGATCCTCCGTTTGTACTGGAAGGTGCGCTGGTGTATCACACGAAAACCGAGCAGCACCAGATTCGTCTGATTGCCGACTCGAAAAATGTTTTGACCGGTGATATCGCGGCGGGTTCCGAGTCCACCTGTCTGTATTCTCAGAAGCGCAACTTGATAGAGCTCTTTAAAGAAGCGCTGAAAAATGAAATAACACTGATTACTGTCACGAAAGGAAGCTGA
- a CDS encoding methyl-accepting chemotaxis protein: MKNLKIAKKLIFSFLAISLITAIIGAAGIYSMLQMKTSSTKLYEQQTVPLPVMSDILLNLDRLRGLSRDYILYYDNSEELKTVVENTEKYKKLYQDAVEQYEPTISTAATQTLFDETSKMFDESFMPTFEAIVKDTQEKNINDAMTNLSKLVEINKKVTDNYTQCMQNRVNNAKANNDSNNQLANAMMIALIAIIVFGVCVSIVWGIWLSRALSKPINEMADAAERIAQGKLDVDITYTSKDEIGSLAKSLQSAASTLKLYVADISDKLGRMAQGDMTADITQEYIGDFIPIKQALIKISDGLNQTLSAINTSAEQVNSGAVQVSDGAQELAQGATEQASSVEELAASASEVSNKVSENAENVKVMAGYVKETVTQVEHGNEQMQQMLSSMEEISTSSSQIGKIIKVIDDIAFQTNILALNAAVEAARAGSAGKGFAVVADEVRNLASKSANAAKQTTDLIESSIQSVRNGTAIADVTAKGLNEIAAKVELVGETILKIDIASSDQATAIEQITSGVDQVSAVVQTNSATAEESAAASEELSAQAEMLSKLVGSFKLKAKGSYAADTRAQDGSVGSGDLGERQDVPANQKY, from the coding sequence ATGAAGAATTTAAAAATTGCAAAAAAATTAATTTTTTCATTTCTGGCGATTTCATTGATCACAGCGATCATTGGAGCGGCCGGAATTTACAGTATGCTGCAAATGAAAACCTCCAGTACAAAACTCTATGAACAACAAACAGTACCGTTACCGGTCATGTCTGATATTCTTTTGAATTTGGACCGCTTAAGGGGATTGTCAAGAGATTATATTCTGTATTATGACAACTCAGAGGAATTAAAAACAGTTGTCGAAAACACTGAAAAATATAAAAAACTGTATCAGGATGCGGTCGAGCAGTATGAGCCGACCATATCGACGGCAGCAACCCAAACTCTGTTTGATGAAACCAGCAAAATGTTTGATGAATCATTTATGCCGACATTTGAAGCAATTGTGAAGGACACACAAGAAAAAAATATCAATGACGCAATGACCAACCTTAGTAAATTGGTTGAAATCAATAAAAAAGTAACCGACAATTACACGCAATGCATGCAGAACCGTGTAAATAATGCGAAAGCAAACAATGACTCCAATAATCAGCTTGCCAATGCCATGATGATTGCCCTAATAGCCATTATTGTTTTTGGCGTCTGTGTTTCCATTGTATGGGGGATCTGGCTTTCAAGAGCGTTGAGCAAACCGATTAATGAAATGGCCGACGCCGCCGAAAGAATCGCGCAAGGAAAGCTGGATGTCGATATTACATATACGTCCAAAGATGAAATCGGTTCTCTCGCCAAATCGCTCCAGTCGGCCGCCTCGACCCTTAAATTGTATGTTGCGGATATTTCAGATAAACTGGGCCGTATGGCGCAGGGAGATATGACCGCCGATATCACACAGGAATATATCGGCGATTTTATTCCGATTAAGCAGGCGCTGATCAAGATATCGGATGGATTAAACCAAACGCTTTCAGCAATCAACACTTCGGCGGAACAGGTCAACAGCGGCGCGGTGCAGGTTTCCGATGGAGCGCAGGAGCTGGCGCAGGGCGCTACCGAACAGGCGAGCTCTGTGGAGGAGCTTGCCGCTTCCGCCAGTGAAGTTTCCAATAAAGTCAGTGAAAACGCCGAAAATGTCAAGGTTATGGCAGGTTACGTAAAAGAAACAGTTACACAGGTGGAGCATGGAAACGAGCAAATGCAGCAGATGCTTTCCTCCATGGAGGAAATAAGCACCTCGTCCAGCCAAATAGGAAAAATTATCAAAGTAATCGATGACATTGCATTCCAGACCAATATTCTTGCCTTAAATGCTGCTGTTGAAGCGGCAAGGGCGGGAAGCGCCGGAAAAGGGTTTGCTGTGGTGGCCGATGAAGTCCGCAACCTTGCAAGCAAATCCGCCAATGCGGCCAAACAAACCACCGATCTGATAGAGAGTTCCATCCAAAGTGTCAGGAATGGTACTGCGATTGCCGACGTAACTGCAAAAGGGCTGAACGAAATTGCGGCTAAGGTGGAGCTTGTAGGGGAAACTATTTTAAAAATCGATATCGCTTCTTCAGACCAGGCTACCGCGATCGAGCAGATTACAAGCGGCGTGGACCAGGTGTCTGCAGTAGTACAGACAAATTCCGCCACAGCGGAGGAAAGCGCGGCTGCAAGTGAGGAGCTGTCGGCTCAGGCGGAAATGCTCAGCAAGCTGGTTGGCAGTTTCAAGTTGAAAGCGAAGGGTTCTTATGCCGCTGACACAAGGGCGCAGGACGGAAGTGTCGGTTCAGGAGATTTGGGTGAACGGCAAGATGTACCTGCGAATCAGAAATACTAA
- a CDS encoding XRE family transcriptional regulator — MNRIKILRLKNKLKQEELSKIINVSQASLSGYENGKYEPDNKTLLNLAVFFGVTTDYLLGNDHIPEPFFKAVKKIPVLGNLRAEVSAESIRDIVGYEEITDEMAKQGQYFAIKMHGDSMEPRIQDGDTVIVQTQSSVENGDVAVVSIKGDLATIKKIAKYESGITLIPYNPKYNLISFTEEELAKFPVIIIGKAVQLRGKC, encoded by the coding sequence ATGAATCGAATTAAAATATTAAGATTAAAGAACAAATTGAAGCAGGAAGAGCTATCCAAAATCATTAATGTAAGCCAAGCTTCCCTGTCCGGATATGAAAACGGAAAATATGAACCCGATAATAAAACCTTACTTAATTTGGCGGTTTTTTTCGGAGTAACAACGGATTATCTATTAGGAAATGACCATATTCCCGAACCCTTTTTCAAAGCCGTGAAAAAAATACCCGTACTTGGAAATCTCCGCGCCGAAGTGTCTGCTGAATCTATAAGAGATATCGTGGGTTATGAAGAGATTACGGATGAAATGGCAAAACAGGGACAGTATTTCGCCATCAAAATGCATGGTGACAGTATGGAACCACGCATTCAGGACGGTGACACAGTGATCGTACAAACCCAATCTTCAGTTGAAAACGGCGATGTGGCAGTCGTTTCTATCAAGGGTGATTTGGCAACCATCAAAAAAATAGCAAAATACGAAAGCGGCATAACGCTAATCCCTTATAATCCTAAATATAATTTAATTTCGTTTACGGAAGAAGAATTAGCCAAATTCCCAGTCATCATTATTGGCAAAGCCGTGCAATTAAGGGGAAAGTGTTAG
- a CDS encoding FadR/GntR family transcriptional regulator — translation MKIKGKSLAENIADDILARITIDKKYTVGDKLPNENELSADLQVSRTTLREAIRILVTHNVLEIKRGKGTYVKNNQALNKGIDLNDLATIPLDVKDLYEMRLIFEPQSAYYAAKRASDKELARILYYGILEEELILKKENRTEVEQAFHKSIAKATHNEFMNRLMPILYQAIDKGVILSDTKEEIVQNTLNDHRMIMEFLSKRDAQGAKTAMKLHIIHAMRGFGITED, via the coding sequence ATGAAAATAAAAGGGAAAAGCCTTGCCGAAAATATTGCGGACGATATTCTCGCAAGAATTACCATTGATAAAAAATATACGGTCGGGGATAAGCTCCCCAATGAAAATGAGCTTTCCGCTGATTTACAGGTCAGCCGAACCACACTGCGGGAAGCAATCCGCATTTTGGTGACGCATAACGTTCTGGAAATCAAACGCGGAAAAGGCACCTATGTAAAAAACAATCAAGCTTTGAATAAAGGAATTGATTTGAATGACCTTGCAACAATTCCTCTGGATGTGAAGGACTTGTATGAAATGCGTCTGATTTTCGAGCCGCAGTCCGCCTATTATGCCGCGAAGCGCGCGTCAGACAAAGAATTGGCCCGCATTTTGTATTATGGCATACTGGAGGAGGAGCTGATTCTAAAGAAAGAAAACCGCACTGAGGTGGAGCAGGCTTTTCATAAATCAATTGCAAAAGCAACGCACAACGAGTTTATGAACCGGCTGATGCCCATCCTGTACCAGGCTATTGACAAGGGCGTTATTTTATCCGACACGAAAGAGGAAATTGTTCAGAATACGCTGAATGATCACCGGATGATTATGGAGTTTTTGTCAAAACGGGACGCTCAGGGGGCAAAGACCGCAATGAAGCTGCATATCATCCATGCAATGCGCGGCTTTGGGATAACTGAAGACTGA
- the ilvD gene encoding dihydroxy-acid dehydratase — MNSDAVTKSVPQRALFHALGLTNEELERPLIGIVSSMNEIVPGHMNLDKVVDAVKMGVAIAGGTPIVFPAIAVCDGLAMGHRGMKYSLITRELIADSTEAMALAHAFDALVMVPNCDKNVPGLLMAAARINIPTIFVSGGPMLAGLVDGQKTSFSSVSEASGAYHAGKITVEKLLEFENKVCPTCGSCSGMYTANSMNCLTEALGMGLKGNGTVPAVYSERLQLAKHAGMKIMELLKRNIRPRDIMTEDAFKNALTIDMALGCSTNSMLHLPAIAHECGISIDLNIANEISDKTPNLCHLAPTGHTYMEDLNVAGGVYAVMNEISKSGLLKTGLITCTGKTVGENIADSTVKDNQVIRSVENPYSKTGGIAVLKGNLAPDTCVVKRSAVGPEMLKHEGPARVFDCEEDAIEAITSGKIVAGDVVVIRYEGPKGGPGMREMLNPTSAIMGSGLGSSVALITDGRFSGATRGAAIGHVSPEAAVGGNIALVEEGDIIRIDIMAKQIDFVISDEELKKRRENWKPRKPRITEGCLSRYAALVTSANRGAVLEIN, encoded by the coding sequence ATGAACAGTGATGCAGTAACAAAAAGCGTACCGCAGCGTGCGCTGTTTCACGCGCTGGGTTTGACCAACGAAGAACTGGAGCGTCCGCTGATCGGCATTGTCAGCTCCATGAACGAAATTGTTCCGGGACATATGAATTTGGACAAAGTCGTGGACGCTGTAAAGATGGGCGTTGCCATAGCAGGGGGAACTCCGATCGTTTTCCCAGCCATCGCAGTGTGCGACGGCCTTGCCATGGGGCATCGCGGAATGAAATATTCGTTGATTACAAGGGAACTGATAGCAGACTCAACCGAAGCGATGGCTCTTGCCCACGCTTTTGACGCTTTGGTTATGGTACCGAACTGTGATAAAAATGTACCCGGATTATTAATGGCGGCGGCGCGAATCAACATTCCAACCATATTTGTAAGCGGCGGGCCGATGCTTGCCGGTCTGGTAGATGGTCAAAAGACCAGCTTTTCCAGCGTTTCGGAAGCTTCCGGCGCATATCATGCAGGAAAAATCACAGTGGAAAAACTGTTGGAGTTTGAAAACAAGGTCTGCCCAACCTGCGGCTCTTGTTCCGGCATGTACACGGCCAACAGTATGAACTGCCTGACGGAAGCCCTTGGAATGGGATTAAAGGGCAACGGCACCGTTCCGGCCGTCTATTCGGAACGTCTTCAGCTTGCAAAACACGCCGGTATGAAGATTATGGAACTGCTGAAAAGGAATATACGTCCCAGGGACATTATGACGGAAGATGCATTCAAAAATGCTCTTACCATTGATATGGCACTGGGCTGCAGTACAAACAGCATGCTTCATCTTCCCGCAATCGCCCACGAGTGCGGCATTTCCATTGATTTGAACATAGCAAATGAAATCAGCGACAAAACGCCGAACCTCTGTCACCTTGCCCCTACCGGACATACATACATGGAAGATTTGAATGTTGCCGGCGGCGTTTATGCCGTGATGAATGAGATCAGCAAATCAGGCCTTCTCAAGACCGGCCTGATCACCTGTACGGGCAAAACAGTCGGGGAAAACATTGCGGACAGCACTGTCAAAGATAATCAAGTAATCCGTTCGGTCGAAAATCCTTACAGCAAAACAGGCGGAATCGCCGTATTAAAGGGAAATCTGGCCCCGGACACCTGTGTTGTCAAACGTTCCGCAGTTGGCCCCGAAATGCTGAAGCACGAAGGCCCGGCGAGGGTGTTTGACTGCGAAGAAGACGCCATTGAGGCGATTACCTCTGGTAAAATTGTAGCAGGCGATGTCGTCGTCATCCGGTATGAAGGCCCGAAGGGCGGACCGGGAATGCGGGAAATGCTGAACCCGACCTCCGCCATTATGGGAAGCGGGCTGGGCTCAAGCGTCGCACTGATTACCGACGGCCGGTTCAGCGGCGCCACCAGAGGCGCGGCAATCGGCCATGTATCACCGGAAGCCGCTGTGGGCGGAAATATTGCTCTGGTCGAAGAAGGCGACATCATCCGGATCGACATTATGGCGAAACAAATCGATTTTGTTATCAGTGATGAAGAGCTGAAAAAACGCAGAGAAAACTGGAAACCGAGAAAGCCCAGAATTACAGAAGGATGCCTTTCCCGATACGCCGCTCTGGTTACATCGGCAAACAGAGGCGCCGTTCTTGAAATAAATTAA
- a CDS encoding HAD-IB family hydrolase codes for MRKIAAFFDIDGTISREGLISEMFKKMIKYELIDNSKWYKEVEPAFTKWDKRVGDYDIYLQKMVDIYTETVKNTNAFHIAYIAKKVIEQKGERVYTYSRERIKWHKEQGHVVIAISGSPIELVSEVSKKYEMDDYRGTIYQVGSNGIYNGEITPMWDSQSKRKAIFEMAEKHDIDLSQSYAYGDTNGDYSMLRLVGNPFAINPTRELLSHIQNDDELKEKFTVIVERKDVTYQMNVNTLSLI; via the coding sequence ATGAGAAAAATAGCAGCTTTTTTTGATATCGACGGCACGATTTCACGTGAAGGCCTGATCAGCGAAATGTTTAAAAAGATGATTAAATATGAACTGATAGACAACAGCAAATGGTACAAAGAGGTGGAACCCGCTTTTACCAAATGGGATAAACGTGTGGGCGATTACGATATCTATTTACAGAAAATGGTGGATATTTACACGGAAACAGTGAAGAACACCAATGCGTTTCATATCGCTTATATTGCGAAAAAAGTGATTGAGCAAAAAGGAGAGCGCGTTTATACGTATTCCCGTGAGCGGATTAAATGGCACAAAGAACAGGGGCATGTCGTCATTGCGATTTCGGGTTCGCCGATTGAACTGGTAAGTGAAGTTTCTAAAAAATACGAAATGGATGATTACAGGGGCACAATTTATCAGGTGGGAAGCAACGGAATTTACAACGGAGAGATTACTCCCATGTGGGATTCCCAAAGCAAGCGCAAAGCGATTTTTGAGATGGCTGAAAAGCATGACATCGACCTATCTCAAAGCTATGCGTATGGCGACACGAACGGTGATTACTCCATGCTGCGGCTTGTGGGAAACCCGTTTGCAATCAATCCGACGCGCGAACTGCTCTCCCATATACAGAACGACGATGAGCTGAAAGAAAAATTTACGGTCATTGTGGAACGCAAGGATGTCACTTATCAAATGAATGTCAATACGCTCAGTCTGATTTAA
- a CDS encoding YetF domain-containing protein codes for MKLFENGYVQIIISTVTVYLFIIIAIRLFGKKELSQLSVVDLVFVLLISNAVQNAMVGSNSTLMGGLVAAASLFIVNYVFKLFLYHFPKFGRLVQGETLMLIYKGKLIRKNVVKAKLTINEIMEAIREHGVSKIEEVDLAVLEVDGNISVLSNEFSNMSVRKVKQGKNTTKNQDQS; via the coding sequence ATGAAACTATTTGAAAACGGGTATGTACAAATTATTATCAGTACGGTCACGGTCTATTTATTCATTATCATTGCGATTCGGTTATTTGGGAAAAAAGAACTTTCTCAGCTTTCAGTAGTGGATTTGGTCTTTGTTTTGCTGATCAGCAATGCTGTTCAAAATGCAATGGTAGGCTCTAATTCTACTCTGATGGGAGGACTGGTCGCCGCGGCCTCTCTGTTTATTGTCAATTATGTTTTTAAATTGTTTCTGTATCATTTCCCGAAATTTGGCAGGCTGGTTCAAGGCGAAACACTGATGCTGATCTATAAGGGAAAGCTGATTCGAAAAAATGTGGTAAAAGCGAAACTCACTATCAATGAAATTATGGAAGCAATCAGGGAACACGGTGTTTCCAAAATAGAAGAGGTGGACTTGGCTGTACTGGAGGTGGATGGGAATATCAGCGTGCTTTCCAATGAATTCAGCAATATGTCGGTAAGGAAAGTGAAGCAGGGCAAAAATACGACCAAAAATCAGGATCAATCCTAA
- a CDS encoding GNAT family N-acetyltransferase, whose amino-acid sequence MEFSIRPICLKNAQDINEIRRMSGVMENILAVPSETIQKSENFITNQDSNSHQFVAVVTDESGNEKAIGCAGLSVYASPRLRHSAGIGIMVHKEYQGMGVGQKLMETLLDMADNWLMLVRVELTVYTDNEKAIKLYQKMGFVSEGIKQKAAIRNGQYADEYIMARIRNV is encoded by the coding sequence ATGGAATTTTCAATTCGTCCTATTTGCTTAAAAAACGCGCAGGATATTAATGAAATCAGACGCATGAGCGGTGTGATGGAAAACATCCTCGCCGTCCCGTCCGAAACCATTCAGAAAAGTGAGAATTTTATTACGAATCAAGACAGCAATTCCCACCAGTTTGTCGCGGTTGTTACGGACGAAAGCGGGAATGAAAAAGCAATCGGCTGTGCCGGCCTGAGTGTTTACGCAAGTCCGCGTTTGCGCCACTCGGCTGGAATCGGCATTATGGTACATAAAGAGTATCAGGGAATGGGCGTGGGCCAAAAGCTGATGGAAACCTTGCTTGATATGGCGGACAACTGGCTGATGCTTGTCAGGGTGGAACTGACCGTTTATACGGATAATGAAAAGGCAATCAAGCTGTATCAAAAAATGGGGTTTGTATCGGAAGGCATCAAACAAAAGGCGGCAATCAGAAACGGGCAGTACGCGGATGAGTACATAATGGCAAGAATCAGGAATGTTTGA
- the msrB gene encoding peptide-methionine (R)-S-oxide reductase MsrB: MQEHKNKSNSGLPENPNTGMDFSKSNLKEIWLAGGCFWGVEAYFARIYGVAKTDVGYANGRTVNPSYHDLHETGHAETVHILYDPEKLSLQTLLYYYFKIIDPVSVNRQGNDTGTQYRTGIYYRDETDFTVIQAYVETEQKKYDAPIATQVQLLENYYPAEEYHQDYLEKNPGGYCHVDFSSLRGQTSPSDSSTYRKPAPEKLKETLSEMQYRVTQQNATEPPFENEYWNNHQKGIYVDVTTGEPLFISSDKFDSGCGWPSFTRPISEDVLVELQDGSHSMVRTEVRSRFGESHLGHVFNDGPKTEGGLRYCINSASLRFIPLNEMEEKGYGKYIGSIK; this comes from the coding sequence ATGCAGGAACATAAAAATAAAAGCAATTCAGGACTGCCGGAAAACCCCAATACCGGTATGGATTTCAGCAAAAGCAATCTGAAGGAAATTTGGCTAGCGGGCGGGTGCTTCTGGGGTGTAGAAGCTTATTTCGCCCGTATCTACGGCGTGGCAAAAACGGATGTCGGATATGCAAACGGACGAACAGTGAATCCCTCCTATCATGATCTGCACGAAACCGGTCATGCGGAAACGGTTCATATCCTCTATGACCCGGAAAAGCTCAGTCTGCAAACGCTGCTTTACTACTATTTCAAAATCATTGATCCTGTCAGCGTCAACCGTCAGGGAAACGATACCGGCACACAGTACCGCACAGGAATCTACTATCGTGATGAGACGGATTTCACGGTGATTCAGGCGTATGTTGAAACGGAGCAGAAAAAATATGACGCTCCCATTGCCACACAGGTGCAGTTACTCGAGAACTATTATCCGGCTGAGGAATATCATCAGGATTATCTGGAAAAGAATCCGGGCGGTTACTGCCATGTCGATTTTTCTTCATTAAGAGGGCAAACATCCCCATCGGATTCTTCAACGTATCGCAAACCCGCGCCGGAAAAGCTGAAGGAGACCTTATCGGAGATGCAGTATCGTGTGACACAGCAAAATGCGACGGAACCTCCGTTCGAAAATGAATACTGGAACAACCATCAAAAAGGTATTTATGTAGATGTAACGACGGGAGAGCCCCTGTTTATTTCAAGCGATAAATTCGATTCGGGCTGCGGCTGGCCGAGTTTCACACGTCCAATCAGTGAAGACGTTTTGGTTGAACTGCAGGATGGCAGCCATTCCATGGTGCGAACCGAAGTGCGCAGCCGGTTTGGGGAGTCCCATCTTGGGCATGTTTTTAACGACGGCCCGAAAACAGAAGGCGGACTGCGTTACTGCATCAACAGTGCATCCCTTCGTTTTATTCCACTCAATGAAATGGAAGAAAAGGGTTACGGAAAGTATATCGGTTCAATAAAATGA
- the pgmB gene encoding beta-phosphoglucomutase, whose product MNLCCAIFDLDGVLVDTAKYHYLAWKELADRLEFDFSTEQNERLKGVSRMDSLNILLEIGGMENHFSDAEKEKMAAEKNARYVEYISKMDSSELLNGALALLNELKKRGVKIALGSASKNSPLILKKVGIASLFDVIVDGNDVSRAKPDPEVFTLGAGRLSISYPECAVFEDSEAGLQAAKRAGMTGIGIGDRKNLPSANAVYENLAQIPIDRYF is encoded by the coding sequence GTGAATCTTTGCTGTGCGATTTTTGACCTGGACGGCGTTCTGGTGGACACTGCAAAATATCATTACCTCGCGTGGAAAGAACTGGCCGACAGGCTGGAATTCGACTTTTCTACGGAGCAGAATGAACGGCTGAAAGGCGTGTCACGCATGGATTCGCTGAATATTCTTCTGGAAATCGGCGGGATGGAAAACCACTTTTCCGATGCGGAAAAAGAGAAAATGGCGGCGGAAAAGAATGCGCGTTATGTGGAGTATATCTCAAAGATGGATTCCTCTGAGTTGCTGAACGGGGCACTGGCGCTTTTAAATGAACTGAAAAAACGCGGGGTAAAAATCGCGCTTGGTTCTGCAAGCAAAAATTCTCCGCTGATTCTTAAAAAAGTCGGTATCGCATCCCTGTTTGATGTAATTGTAGACGGGAACGACGTGTCCCGGGCAAAGCCCGACCCCGAGGTGTTTACGCTTGGCGCCGGCCGCCTGTCAATTTCTTATCCGGAGTGCGCGGTGTTTGAAGATTCCGAGGCGGGGCTTCAAGCCGCGAAGCGTGCCGGAATGACGGGGATTGGAATCGGTGACAGAAAAAATCTTCCGAGTGCGAATGCGGTCTATGAGAATTTAGCACAAATTCCGATAGACCGGTATTTTTAA